The stretch of DNA TGCTGGCGGGGCTCCCGGCTTACCCGGAGATGGTTAAAGGCTACGGCAACGAGTGCGAACCCCGCTCCAAGAGCCTCGCGGGGAGGCCGACGAGCGACTTCGGGTGGGAGGTATACCCTGAGGGGCTCCCGGAGGTTCTGGACATAGCCTTCGAGTACGGCCGGCCTGTTTTGATCACCGAGAACGGGATAGCGGACCGCGAGGACAGGCTGAGGCCTCACTACGTGGCGCTACACCTGAAGGTGCTCGAAGCCTACATCGAGCAGAGGAAGCCGGACCTGAGAGGCTACCTGCACTGGGCTTTAACGGACAACTACGAGTGGGCGGACGGGTTCAGGATGAGGTTCGGCCTCTACGCCGTGGACCTCGAGACCAAGAGGAGGTTGAAGCGCCCCAGCGCCGACTTGATGGCTACGATAATAAGGGAGGGAACGGTGCCCGACGAGTACGTTAGAAAGGCGCTCAGCGCCGTTGAAGGCGTTAAGGTCGCCTTGTAAGCCTCACGAAGTTTCTGCCCATTCTTTTCTCCACCGCGACAAGCCCCATGGACTCCAGCTTCCTGACGTGCCTCCAGACGGTTGTTGTAGGGAGTCCCACCAGGCTTGTAAGCTCAGACTGGAAGAGACCCCCGCCGCTCTGCTTGAGTAGGTTGAGTATCTGCTCATCCACCTCCGATAGCCCCTCCTTGGATCCCCTCCTCCTCACGACGAGGAGCACTGCCAGCACCGCCAGCGCCACGATCGCCGCGGCGGCGTAAAGGAGCGCGCCCGGAGCCTGCTGGGCTCCCCCGGCTTGACCCTGAGTGGACGGCTTTACCTCGGGTGCGCCCGTGGCTGGAGGCGTGGTCTGGGCTCCGGATGGGGCTTGAGGGCTAGGTGTGGGCGGCTTTATGGCTGGAGGGAGAACGTAGGCCACGACGACGGGTCCAGGGGGGTATGTGAGGACCACGCTCTGCCCCTCTGCTGTGATGCTCGTCGGCACCACGTACAGCGCCGACAGCGTGGCGTTGGGGGGCAGCTTCACCGTTGCCGGGAGAGGGGTTGTGAAGTTGATGATCCACCTGCCGGAGATCTTCGAGACGATGGTGGAGGTGTAGTAGTCCACGGTAACTTGGCTGGAGTCCAGCGCCACGATGGTCATCAAGCCTGCCGTCTCGTTTACGGCGTAGGGCAGAGTGTCTCCCTTCTCGTTACGCACCAGTATCAGCAAACTGGGGTCGGGTAGACCGACCAGGCCCAGGTCCACCGAGGCTGAGCCGTTCGTCGGGAAGGTGTAGACAACGTGCGCGGTGCCGTCGGCGAGAACCTCCACCCTGACGAGACCGGAGGGCTGGCATAAGGCGCTAGAGGCTATGAGCGCCACAACGAGGGCGAACGCGAACAGCGAGGCACGCCTCACGCATCTCTTCACGTCACGCCACATATAATAGGTTTATTCGCCCGCTTGCCCGGAGCTCACCTCCCCCCTGGGCTTGTAGCCGCTCCTCTTGAGGTTCTCCACGGCTTTGACCGCCGCGCGCCTAAGCTCCTCCGCCTTCTCCTCGGGCAGGGCGTCGTAGGTGAAAACCCAGCCGCCCCACTCTATCCCCGCGGGGTACTTTAGCTTGTCCGCGCTCCTGTGGACGGGGTAGAACTCCACGTGCATGTGGAAACCCTCATAGCCTCTGCAGGGCTTCTGGTGGAAAACCATCATGTAGGGCAGGCTGAAGCCGAACAGGGCGTTGTACGCTGCTGTTACAACCTTCAGCGCGTCGGCCAGCAGGGCCTTCTCCTCCGGTTCGAGCCCCGTGAGGCTTTCAATGTGCCTCCGCGGGTAGACGTGGACCTCGTACGGCCACATCGCGAAGAACGGGAGGAACGCGGTGAAGGCGCGGTTCTCGTAGACAAGGCGCGCCCCCTCCTTACGCTCCAGCTCCAGGATGTCGCAGATCAGGCATCCACCGCGTTCGGCTCTGTGCTGTCTCATCATCTCGTACTCGCGCTTAACCCTAGGGGGGACGAAGGGCAGAACGTACACCTGGGAGTGAGGGTGGGTAAGCGAGACGCCGATGACCTCCCCCTTGTTCCTGAAGGGGAGGACGTACTCGATCCTGCTATCCCTGCACTCCTCCTCCGTCAAGCTCGCCAGGAGCTCGACGTACTTAACGAGGTTGCTGAAGGGCACAGTGTCAAGGTCCCCCGTGTGCTCGGGCGTCTCGACGACGACCTTGGCGGCGCCGTAGGCCTCCTCCACGCGGTAGAAGTCCACACCCTCGCGCGACTTGCGGGCGTCTCTCTTCAAGGCCGGGTACTTGTTGTCGAGGACGATGACGTCCCACCCGTAACCCGTCTCCTCAGCCCCGGGGCAAAACGGGCACTTCTCCACTGCGCGCCAGGGCCTCACAGCCCTCCTGCTGGACACTATGACCCAGCACCCCAGCAGGGGGTTCCACCTGAGCTCGTTGAACCCCTCGGACACGAAGGTTTAAGCAGTGCTAATGCGTATATTTGTTGTGAAACCACAGGAGATACTGCTCAGCCGCATCCCTGGAAGCCCCCTCCTCGTGTCCTCGGCTCCAGGACGCGTGGATTTCCTCAATACGCACCAGGACTACAAGGGCTTACCCGTTGTCCCCATAGCTGTGAACCTCAGGACCTACGTTGCAGTGCTCGAAGAGTCGGAGAACTTCGAGGTCGAAAGCCTGAACCTTCTGGAGGAGGGTCGAGAGCACAGGGACAGGTTCCCGCCGCGGGCCCCACCCCTGCTACCCGGGAAGTGGTGGGGCAACTACCTCAGAGCGTGCGTCGCGGCGCTAGAGCAGAGGCTTGGCGTCAGGTTAAGCCGGGGCTTCAGGGCCGTGATCTACAGCGAGGTCCCCGTGGGGTCGGGGCTGTCGAGTAGCGCGGCGCTGGAGGTCGCGTTCCTAAAGGCCGTCGACTCCTTCTTCAACCTGGGACTGCCCACAGAGGAGTTGGCTGAAACCGCTTTCTACGCAGAGAACACAGTCGCCGGGATACCCTGCGGCAGGTTGGACCAGTACGCCTCAGCCTACGGCGGGGCGATACTGCTCTACCCCAGGCCCCCAGTCAGGGTTGAGAGGCTGAGTATCAGTTCACTGGACTTCGTCGTCGTGGACTCCGGGATAAGGCACAGCGTCGCGGACATTCACCCCAGGAGGCAGGCTGAGCTCAACCAGGCCCTTTCAATTCTACTCTCGCAGCGCGACTTGCCCAGCTCACTCAGATCGAAGCTGAGACCCGACTTCTCGCAGACCCAGTGGGAGGAGGTGAGCTTCAGCGAGGTGGAGCCTTTCCTCAAACGCCTCCCAGACCACCTCGCGAGGCGGATAGCGTTCACGTTGCTCATGCATGAGTCGACGATGCGCGTCATAAGTAGCCTCCAGCGGGGCTCTGCCAGCCTCGACATGCTAGCCAGGGAGGTCAACCTCCAGCACGAGCTACTGAGAGACTACTACGACGTGAGCCTCCCGGAGCTCGAGAAGATGCGCGAAGCCATGCTGAGCTCAGGAGCCCTTGCCGTCAAGCTGAGCGGGGCGGGTCTCGGGGGAAGCCTCTTTGCGCTGACGAGGGGGGAGCGCGAGAAAGTCAAGGTCATCGAGGGCGCGGTGAGGGTCGGCGCTAGGAAGGGTTGGTCGCTGAAGCCAGACGAGGGCGCCAGGGTTGAGAAGGCTAACTGAAGCAGCCGTAAGTTCCAGCAAGGTCGGGGTACCCGCAGCGCGTGAGGGCGGCGCAAACCGCGTAGTTCAACTTCCCTTTGAGCTGCTTCTGCCTTATAGCTGCCTCGAAGAGTAGCCCGGCAAGCCCGCAATCCTCCCGAGTCAGCTCCTTGACGACCTCATCCAACTTCTCCCTAGCCTCCTCGATGCGACCCTTGCCCGCCACCGCGTCGGCCAGCAGGATGCGGAGGTAGTAGTGATCCTGCTTTAAGCCCTTACCGGATGCATATCTCATAGCTTCAAGTATGCTTTTCTCCGCCTCATCGTACTGCCCCAGGTTGAGGTAAGCTATGCCCTGAAGCCTGGAGATGCTGTACTCAGCTTCCTCGTCGAGCGGTTTAACGCCGCTCAGGGTTTTGAGAGCGAGCTCGGGCAGGAGGCGGCTCACCTGGAGCTCCGCGAGCTTTAAGCTGAGCGCCTCTCTCTCACTCCGGAGCTCCTCTGCCTCTAGCGCAGAGAGAATGCCCACAGCCTTCGAGACAAGTTCCTCAGCGACCGCTAGGCTGCCGGCGTTCTCCGCGAACCTCGCGAGGACCTCGAGCCTAAAGGCTGTGGCGTCCTTCAGTAGCTTGGACAACGTTCCGGGGCTCAGTACGGCAACAGCCTCCAACGCTTGGAAGCTAGCCTCATCAGGGACCATGTCCAGAGCAGTCAGGGCGATGTACCTCGCAGCCCCCTTAGCACCCATCACGGTGGACCAGGCCGCGTGGAAGGGAGACTCGGAAGCGAAGACACTTTCGTGGACGTTTGGCGGGCTAAGCGCGACCCTGCGGAAAACCTCCCTGGAAACACCGCTTCTCCAGGAGTAAAGGGATAAGGCGTCGTACCTTAGTAGCAACCTGTCCACGAAGGCTTCCTCGTTCTCGTCGGGCTCGATAAGGGGAGATGGGAAGCACCGGAATCCGAGGGAGGCGGGGATCGCTAGCTTGTCGAGAACCTCCCTTGGAGTGATTTCCCTTAGCTTTGCCTTAGCGTCCTCGATTGAACGGGGTAGCTCGCAGCTCAAGCCCTTGAGCCTGCACAGAGACACGTAGGCCATTGCTAGCTCCACGAAAGCAGGCCTACCCATCGACAGCCTGGCGAGCTCGCTCAGATCCCGGTCTGAAAGCGAGACGCCATCCCAGGAGGCGAGCCTCCTCGCAACCTCCTCCAGCTCACCTAACGTGAGCCTGCCCTCGACGTCTACCCGCGTTACACCGCCGCTCCACCCGGCCGGGACGACCGTGTACCCTCCAGGCGTGAAAACCACCTTCTTACCGTGCAGCACGCCCGCGGCATCCTGCTGGCCGGCGTAGAGGGTGAAGCCGTCTTTCGACAAATCCACGAGGATCTGGTACATCAGCGCCAGCTTCCCGGTACCAGGGGGC from Infirmifilum sp. NZ encodes:
- a CDS encoding helix-turn-helix transcriptional regulator — encoded protein: MRRASLFAFALVVALIASSALCQPSGLVRVEVLADGTAHVVYTFPTNGSASVDLGLVGLPDPSLLILVRNEKGDTLPYAVNETAGLMTIVALDSSQVTVDYYTSTIVSKISGRWIINFTTPLPATVKLPPNATLSALYVVPTSITAEGQSVVLTYPPGPVVVAYVLPPAIKPPTPSPQAPSGAQTTPPATGAPEVKPSTQGQAGGAQQAPGALLYAAAAIVALAVLAVLLVVRRRGSKEGLSEVDEQILNLLKQSGGGLFQSELTSLVGLPTTTVWRHVRKLESMGLVAVEKRMGRNFVRLTRRP
- the galT gene encoding galactose-1-phosphate uridylyltransferase; the protein is MSEGFNELRWNPLLGCWVIVSSRRAVRPWRAVEKCPFCPGAEETGYGWDVIVLDNKYPALKRDARKSREGVDFYRVEEAYGAAKVVVETPEHTGDLDTVPFSNLVKYVELLASLTEEECRDSRIEYVLPFRNKGEVIGVSLTHPHSQVYVLPFVPPRVKREYEMMRQHRAERGGCLICDILELERKEGARLVYENRAFTAFLPFFAMWPYEVHVYPRRHIESLTGLEPEEKALLADALKVVTAAYNALFGFSLPYMMVFHQKPCRGYEGFHMHVEFYPVHRSADKLKYPAGIEWGGWVFTYDALPEEKAEELRRAAVKAVENLKRSGYKPRGEVSSGQAGE
- a CDS encoding galactokinase — translated: MKPQEILLSRIPGSPLLVSSAPGRVDFLNTHQDYKGLPVVPIAVNLRTYVAVLEESENFEVESLNLLEEGREHRDRFPPRAPPLLPGKWWGNYLRACVAALEQRLGVRLSRGFRAVIYSEVPVGSGLSSSAALEVAFLKAVDSFFNLGLPTEELAETAFYAENTVAGIPCGRLDQYASAYGGAILLYPRPPVRVERLSISSLDFVVVDSGIRHSVADIHPRRQAELNQALSILLSQRDLPSSLRSKLRPDFSQTQWEEVSFSEVEPFLKRLPDHLARRIAFTLLMHESTMRVISSLQRGSASLDMLAREVNLQHELLRDYYDVSLPELEKMREAMLSSGALAVKLSGAGLGGSLFALTRGEREKVKVIEGAVRVGARKGWSLKPDEGARVEKAN